GACTCAGGGATTATAATCAATATCCAAGGCGACGAACCTGGAATAGAATCCGAACTCATAGACGGAGTTGCAAAACTCAAATTGGAAAGGCCGGATTGGGCAATGAGCACTGCGGCAGTTCGATTAGAAGAAAACGAGATCCAAGATCCGAATCGGGTCAAAGTGGTCCTGGACAAAAACGGAAAGGCGCTCTACTTCTCCCGTTCGGCCATCCCTAGCCAATTCAAAAAAACGGTCCCTGCTTATAGACATCTCGGGATCTACGGATACGATAGAGACTTCTTACTTGGATATCCCGAACTTCCTCCAAGCGCGTTAGAAGAATCTGAATCACTCGAACAATTGAGAGCAATGGAAGCAGGACATTCGATCGGAGTGTATATAACAAGTCGCGCAGCATTGAGTGTAGACACGCCTGAAGATCTGGAACTAGTAGTGAAAGATTTTAAGAAGAAGGGACTGATCCCTTAACTAAGAGCTTCTTGCAGAGTATTATGGATTAAAACGAAATCCGTAAGACCAACGATATCCATCACTTTTCTGAAATGATCGTTTAGACCTGCAAATTCGATTTTAGAAGAAGATTCACTTGCTTTGGTGATCAAACTGATCAATGTCGCAAGCCCCGCCGAATTGATGTAAGACGTTCCGTGGAAATTCAAAATCACTCGGGTCCTACGCTGTTCTGGAATGGATTGGTATTTTCCTAAAATTTCGTCATCCGCCTCGGAGGTAATTTCTCCGGAGATATGGATTACCGGGACATTAGGTTCAAGATCCACGTTTATTTTGAATTCGTCAGACATCTGCCTTATTTAGCACAAAAGACCTTCCCTCTCGAAGACAGTCAATCCCGTTTCCTGGGAAAAACCGACCGCCTACTGGAAGTAATCCGTTAAACGTAGTGCTCTAATTCCTCCGGAGAAAGTCTGTCGAAAATCTGGCCGCATTGGGAACATTGAAATGCAACAGTAGTAGGTTTGGAAGAAATCCCGAAAAGGATCAAAAACCAGGCCCAATTACCGTAGGTTTTCACCTCTCTGGAAAGAGGGGATTTTCTGTCCGTTCCGCAACTGTCGCAATGTGGTAAAGAAGAGGATTGGCTCACAAAGCTAGGTTGAAATGGGGGTGGAAAACTTCCAGAAGAAAAGTGGGAAAAAGTAAGACGGGAGCCCTCTCGGACTCCCGAAGAATAAGGATTAATTTTGATTCAGGTAAACTACGTACTTAGCGATTTTTTTCAATTTTTCGTCGCCTAAGAACTTGTAAGAAGTCATCACTGGGTTACTTGGAATTCCGTTATTCAAAGTTTTCAGCACTCCTGCTTCTGTAGGACCGTTTTTCCAATCACTAGCAGGTGCTTTGTAATTTCTTGGTTTTGGATTTAAGCTAGCCGCAGCAGCTCCGTCTCCAGCGCCTGTATCTCCGTGACATGCGTTACATCCGTTTTCAAGAAAAAGTTTTTTACCTTCTTCTATTTCAGGACTTAAAGTTGCTGCGCTTGCTACAGGTGCAGCTTCTTCTTTCGGCTTTTCTTTATCTCCGCAGTTCAATAGGAAGATGAGGGAGAGAATGGAAACAAAAAGGGAAATCAGGATTGCCCGAGTCTTCATGGATTACTCCTTTATATTGGTTCCAACTTTCTCATTCAGAAAGAGAAAGCAAAGAACTTTTTGTCACGGTATTGTCGGCGCTGATTCCGCAAAGGATTTCGAGGAATATGGAGAATGAGTCGGAAATTGACTTTTGTCAAAGTATCAGGAGCTGATTCTTAATATCGATTTCTAAGAATGGAAAACAATCGGACTTATTCGTTTTTTGTAAAACAAAAGCGGGGTAAGTCCCACCCCGCTTTCTTTTTTAGATCAAGCGGGTTTAAAAATAAATCCCGTAGAAGTTTCCGTTCTATCGAAAAGAACAGGCATATCGATCGAAACTGATTCAGTGACCGGTTTACCTTGGTATTCTCCTTCGATAATACTCATGGTTTTTGCACCTTCTTCCAGCTCGATGACTGCAAGAACGTAAGGTGCTCTTGGAGCTAAATGACCAAAACCGACATGAACTACAGTGTAAGTGTAAACTTTTCCTCTGCCTGAAAAAGTTTTGGCTTCTACATCTTCCGATCCGCAGCTTGTGCAAGAAACTACAGGATCAGTAGCTTCGAATCCGCAGGATTTACATTTTTTTCCGGTTAAAGAATGAGCTTCCATAATCTCAGCCATTATTCCCCCCTCTGCAGAATATGCACTATACTAACTGCACCCGGGCCGCCTAAAACATGAGTTAAGGCAGTGCGAGCATTTGCAACTTGTCGTTTTTCAGATTGGTCTCTAAGCTGGTAAGTCATCTCTACCACTTGACCAACACCTGTAGCTCCAACCGGATGACCCTTTGCCTTTAAGCCACCTGAAGTGTTTACAGGAAGTTTTCCACCCAATCTGGTATGACCGTCTTTAGTGAACTGGCCGCCTTTTCCTTTTTCAACAAAGCCAAGATCCTCTATATTGATGATCTCAGTGATGGTGAAACAGTCATGACATTCTAGAACATCGATGTCCTTTCTTTCCACTCCGGCCATTTTAAACGCCTCAGTAGCAGCTTGAACGGAAGCGGGGAAGCTTACAGAATCTTTTTTAAGAGCCACATTGAAATAATCTCCGCCTATTCCGGAACCTTTTACCACAACATAGTCTTTACGAACAGATTTTGCTTTTTCCTTGGTAGTGATCACAACGGCTGCAGAGGCATCTGTAACTAAGGAAACATCATGAAAACCGAATGGAGTTGTTACCATTCTTGCCCTCATAATATTATTGAAAGAAATCTCTTTTTGTTTATGAGCAAACGGATTTAGGCTACCATGGAAATAGTTTTTTTCAGCAACTGTCGCTAACATTTCCTTAGTAGTTCCGAACTCATGCATATGGCGGATTGCGTTTAATGCAAAACCGGAAGGACCGGAAATACAATATCCGCCTTCTACATCCTGGTCCTGGCCCCTTGCTACGATTTCCATAGTGGTTTCAGGATCTAAACCGTTCATTTTTTCTACGCCCAGAACTAAAACCGTATCGTATAAACCGGATGCAACAGCAAGAACACCTTGTCTCATTGCAATCCCACCGGAAGCACATGCTCCTTCGGTACGGATTGCGGGACGATCGCCTAACCCAAGTAAGTTGGCCGCATAAGAGCCCATTGTGTTCTGAGCGTTAAACTCATTGCCAGCGTAGTTCCCGACATAAACAGCTTGGATTTCTTTTCTGTCTATACCTGAATCTTTGATAGCACCGTTACCAGCTTCGGTAACTAGATCGCGTAAGGTTCTGTCTTTATGATTACCGTGGACAGTTTCATAAGCCCCGATGATTGCTACTTCTCTCATGATTAACTCCTTACATTCCGATACCGGCGCCGCCGTCTACTCTCAAGAAAACACCGGTGATATAAGATGCTTTATCGGAAAGGAAAAATTCAACAGCGTTAGCAATCTCTTGTTGAGTTCCTGGTCTTTTTAAAGGGATGAACATAGGATCGGTAAGTTTTTTCTGAACTTCTTCAGGAAGAGAAGCAGTCATGTCTGTTTGTACATAACCAGGGCAAACCGCATTTACTAAAACGTTTCTACCTGAAAATTCTCTCGCAGCAACTTTAGTAAGAGCGATCACCGCAGCTTTAGAAGAAGAGTAGTTCGCTTGTCCAGGTTGACCTGAAAGACCGGAAAGAGAAGAAATGTTCACGATCCTGCCAGAAGGAGCTTTTAAAAGAAGTTTAGAAGCATACTTGGTCATCAAGAACACACCTTTCGCGTTCACATCCATCACGAAATCATACTCTTGTTCGCTCATTCTGATAAAAAGATTATCTTTTAGAACTCCTGCGTTGTTTACTAAGAAGTCCAGTTTACCGAATTTCTCTTTAACAGCATTAATAGCAGAATCGCAGTCTTCCGGTTTAGTAACGTTTACTGGAATACCCAATGTTTTAACGCCGAATTCCTTAGCGATATCAGCAGCCGCTTGCTCGATATGTTCTTTATTTAAGTCTACTACGACTACATCTCCACCATCTCTTGCGATAGTATTGGCGATAGCGCGACCTAAACCTCTTGGAGACGCAGCTCCCGTAACTAATGCAACTTTACCTTCGAATTGTTTTGCCATTTGGATCCCTCTTATGTCCTCGGATAACGAATTTTTAAACTTTCGGATCGTACAGATAGAATTCGATCTGTTTGAAGTAGAACGATTGTTCTGGTAAAAGATGGATTGTACCTGGATTCCCGACAAGAAAAATTCATCAGAATATAAGTCTTTGAAACAGTGTTCGTTTTTGTTGAACATTTGTTCGCAGATTGCAAAGGGAATAGGAATTGTGTGCGAGTGAGAGTTGTCCGAGAGATATGTCTCATTTTAATGTCGAATTATCTTTAATAAAGCTCGGCGTAAGCGATAATATATTATAAAAATAGAATATACAATTAGGGGATAGTTTTTGGCCGGGAAGGACAGTGGGATTGAGACTTACTTAGTAAAATTGATCCGAGGTATAAGTGAAGG
This window of the Leptospira andrefontaineae genome carries:
- the kdsB gene encoding 3-deoxy-manno-octulosonate cytidylyltransferase, translated to MTKPKILGVIPARYGSSRFPGKPLAKIGDLPMIAWTYKNSLKSSLLRDVVVATDDERILKIVSDNGGKAVMTSPDHPSGTDRIREVALKYPDSGIIINIQGDEPGIESELIDGVAKLKLERPDWAMSTAAVRLEENEIQDPNRVKVVLDKNGKALYFSRSAIPSQFKKTVPAYRHLGIYGYDRDFLLGYPELPPSALEESESLEQLRAMEAGHSIGVYITSRAALSVDTPEDLELVVKDFKKKGLIP
- a CDS encoding STAS domain-containing protein, translated to MSDEFKINVDLEPNVPVIHISGEITSEADDEILGKYQSIPEQRRTRVILNFHGTSYINSAGLATLISLITKASESSSKIEFAGLNDHFRKVMDIVGLTDFVLIHNTLQEALS
- a CDS encoding c-type cytochrome; this translates as MKTRAILISLFVSILSLIFLLNCGDKEKPKEEAAPVASAATLSPEIEEGKKLFLENGCNACHGDTGAGDGAAAASLNPKPRNYKAPASDWKNGPTEAGVLKTLNNGIPSNPVMTSYKFLGDEKLKKIAKYVVYLNQN
- a CDS encoding Zn-ribbon domain-containing OB-fold protein; the protein is MAEIMEAHSLTGKKCKSCGFEATDPVVSCTSCGSEDVEAKTFSGRGKVYTYTVVHVGFGHLAPRAPYVLAVIELEEGAKTMSIIEGEYQGKPVTESVSIDMPVLFDRTETSTGFIFKPA
- a CDS encoding thiolase domain-containing protein, which codes for MREVAIIGAYETVHGNHKDRTLRDLVTEAGNGAIKDSGIDRKEIQAVYVGNYAGNEFNAQNTMGSYAANLLGLGDRPAIRTEGACASGGIAMRQGVLAVASGLYDTVLVLGVEKMNGLDPETTMEIVARGQDQDVEGGYCISGPSGFALNAIRHMHEFGTTKEMLATVAEKNYFHGSLNPFAHKQKEISFNNIMRARMVTTPFGFHDVSLVTDASAAVVITTKEKAKSVRKDYVVVKGSGIGGDYFNVALKKDSVSFPASVQAATEAFKMAGVERKDIDVLECHDCFTITEIINIEDLGFVEKGKGGQFTKDGHTRLGGKLPVNTSGGLKAKGHPVGATGVGQVVEMTYQLRDQSEKRQVANARTALTHVLGGPGAVSIVHILQRGE
- a CDS encoding glucose 1-dehydrogenase; the protein is MAKQFEGKVALVTGAASPRGLGRAIANTIARDGGDVVVVDLNKEHIEQAAADIAKEFGVKTLGIPVNVTKPEDCDSAINAVKEKFGKLDFLVNNAGVLKDNLFIRMSEQEYDFVMDVNAKGVFLMTKYASKLLLKAPSGRIVNISSLSGLSGQPGQANYSSSKAAVIALTKVAAREFSGRNVLVNAVCPGYVQTDMTASLPEEVQKKLTDPMFIPLKRPGTQQEIANAVEFFLSDKASYITGVFLRVDGGAGIGM